The Pseudomonas triclosanedens genome has a window encoding:
- the folE2 gene encoding GTP cyclohydrolase FolE2 → MTIFLPDIARQTSALPITLDWVGMQGIAVPLLIAGMQTPALADAGVSLDDAGARGIHMSRLYLALEMLEGEPLSADLLRRLLRQFLDSHTGLSLRASLALRFELLLRRPALVSPLSGWKRYPCELHASLDHDGLRLELELRLPYSSTCPCSAALARQLIQERFDEDFAHRPLHADEVRAWLGSSQGIVATPHSQRSDAHLRLRIDPQLAELPLVALLDLAESALGTAVQTAVKRADEQAFALANGQNLMFCEDAARRLHQALLGHEAVQEFELQVTHAESLHAHDAVARSRWRRS, encoded by the coding sequence ATGACCATCTTCCTGCCCGACATCGCCCGCCAGACCTCTGCACTGCCTATCACGCTCGACTGGGTTGGAATGCAGGGCATCGCGGTACCGCTGCTCATCGCCGGGATGCAAACCCCCGCGCTGGCCGATGCCGGCGTCAGCCTCGATGACGCCGGTGCCCGGGGCATCCATATGTCGCGCCTGTACCTTGCGCTGGAGATGCTCGAAGGCGAGCCGCTATCGGCCGACCTGTTGCGTCGCCTGCTACGGCAGTTCCTCGATAGCCATACCGGGCTCTCCCTGCGCGCCAGTCTGGCGCTGCGCTTCGAGCTGCTGCTGCGCCGCCCCGCGCTGGTCAGCCCTCTGAGCGGCTGGAAGCGCTACCCGTGCGAACTGCACGCCAGCCTCGACCACGACGGCCTGCGCCTGGAGCTGGAGCTGCGTCTGCCGTATTCGTCGACCTGTCCGTGCTCCGCCGCCCTTGCCCGCCAACTGATCCAGGAACGCTTCGATGAAGACTTCGCACATCGCCCATTGCATGCCGATGAGGTCCGCGCCTGGCTGGGCAGCAGCCAAGGCATCGTCGCCACGCCGCACAGCCAGCGCAGCGATGCGCACCTGCGGCTGCGCATCGATCCACAGCTCGCGGAGCTGCCTCTGGTAGCGCTGCTCGACCTGGCGGAAAGCGCCCTCGGTACAGCCGTGCAAACTGCGGTGAAGCGCGCCGACGAGCAGGCATTCGCACTGGCCAACGGCCAGAACCTGATGTTCTGCGAGGACGCCGCGCGACGCCTGCACCAGGCGCTGCTCGGGCATGAGGCCGTGCAGGAGTTCGAGCTGCAAGTAACCCACGCCGAGAGCCTGCACGCCCACGACGCGGTGGCGCGCAGCCGCTGGCGCCGAAGCTAG
- a CDS encoding CobW family GTP-binding protein, which yields MLKQIPTHLIAGPLGAGKTTLLRELLAQRPADERWAVLVNEFGQIGLDAALLERGDDGIALGEVAGGCVCCVNGVPFQVGLGRLLRKARPQRLFIEPSGLGHPMQLFAQLQAKPWKGVLAIQPLVMVLDAAALAAGQALQETQREALAHAGLLVLNKSEGLSDAQRAELRASLPALPMAWTSHGQLALAGLPSSGLADAAAELPPSPAAEASVLLLRRQPLRQARVDGGRQAVGWRFHPDWRFRVDELDAWLGTIPGLLRAKAVLHGVDGWRACNRTGRPAPWTASEWRRDSRIELILATEIDEQTLQDALLSHAIAPD from the coding sequence ATGTTGAAGCAGATCCCTACTCATCTCATCGCCGGCCCGCTGGGCGCCGGCAAGACCACTCTGTTGCGCGAATTGCTGGCACAGCGTCCGGCGGACGAGCGCTGGGCGGTGCTGGTCAACGAGTTCGGCCAGATCGGCCTGGACGCCGCGTTGCTCGAACGCGGGGACGACGGTATTGCGCTGGGCGAAGTAGCTGGTGGTTGCGTGTGCTGCGTGAACGGCGTGCCGTTCCAGGTAGGCCTGGGGCGCCTGCTGCGCAAGGCCAGGCCGCAGCGGCTGTTCATCGAGCCATCCGGGCTGGGGCACCCGATGCAGTTGTTTGCGCAGTTGCAGGCGAAGCCCTGGAAAGGCGTGTTGGCCATACAGCCATTGGTGATGGTGCTGGACGCCGCTGCGCTCGCCGCAGGGCAGGCGTTGCAGGAGACCCAGCGCGAGGCGCTGGCGCATGCCGGGCTGCTGGTGCTGAACAAGTCCGAAGGTCTGAGCGATGCGCAGCGCGCCGAGCTGCGGGCAAGCCTGCCGGCGTTGCCGATGGCCTGGACCAGCCACGGGCAGTTGGCCCTGGCCGGGTTGCCGAGCAGCGGACTGGCCGATGCGGCTGCCGAGTTGCCGCCGTCACCTGCCGCCGAGGCTTCGGTGCTGCTGCTCCGGCGGCAGCCGTTGCGACAGGCCCGGGTCGATGGTGGGCGACAGGCGGTTGGCTGGCGTTTCCACCCGGACTGGCGTTTCCGCGTCGACGAGCTGGATGCCTGGCTAGGTACCATTCCCGGTCTGCTGCGGGCCAAGGCCGTGCTGCATGGCGTCGACGGCTGGCGCGCCTGCAACCGTACCGGGCGGCCGGCGCCGTGGACGGCCAGCGAGTGGCGGCGCGACAGTCGGATCGAATTGATCCTGGCCACGGAAATCGATGAGCAAACGCTTCAGGATGCGTTGCTCAGCCATGCCATTGCTCCAGACTGA
- the dksA gene encoding RNA polymerase-binding protein DksA, whose amino-acid sequence MTEQELLAQPGEAYMSEAQQGYFRDLLHRQRNALQVRIDDEFHALRDGERPADDADLASREEERQWQMRLLEREKKLLDKIDQALDRLARGEYGWCEETGEPIGLRRLLLRPTASLCIEAKERQERRELHIREA is encoded by the coding sequence ATGACCGAACAGGAACTGCTTGCCCAGCCCGGCGAGGCCTACATGAGCGAGGCGCAACAGGGCTATTTCCGCGACCTTCTGCACCGCCAGCGCAACGCCTTGCAGGTGCGCATCGACGACGAATTCCACGCGCTGCGCGATGGCGAGCGGCCTGCCGACGACGCCGATCTCGCCAGCCGCGAGGAGGAGCGCCAGTGGCAGATGCGTCTGCTGGAGCGCGAGAAAAAACTTCTCGACAAGATCGACCAGGCGTTGGATCGCCTGGCGCGCGGCGAGTACGGCTGGTGCGAGGAGACCGGCGAGCCGATCGGTCTGCGCCGTCTGCTGCTGCGCCCTACCGCCTCGCTGTGCATCGAGGCCAAGGAGCGCCAGGAACGGCGCGAACTGCACATCCGCGAAGCATGA
- a CDS encoding energy transducer TonB codes for MSLPQPRESVDASFAVSTEDQLSTSATAVDGAVLPSVNAQRVNEASLRLVSCAGERRDEEVVPEEVLIPYAAPVEGVEEGEEPPRSGGWWKSSGLAIGMHAAIVAALVWVMPSPAELNLGQGEMPKAMQVSVVTLPPKPEPVQQPPAAAPTPPPPEPEPPKPVEPPKPVEKPKPKPKPVEKAVPKVSPKPKPKPKPEPEPEPAQESAAAPTQAPPPPPAAPTVGQFTPGAQAAPAGSQGPAGLPTGSLSDSDIKPLRMDQPVYPRMAQARQIEGHVKVLFTITSDGRISDIQFLESTPPRVFERSVRDAMEKWRFEPRMLGGRIVARQATKVFNFELKKARR; via the coding sequence ATGTCGTTACCCCAACCGCGCGAATCGGTGGACGCCAGTTTTGCCGTGTCCACCGAGGACCAACTGTCCACTTCCGCCACGGCCGTGGACGGTGCCGTACTGCCCAGCGTGAACGCCCAGCGCGTGAATGAGGCCAGTCTGCGGTTGGTGAGTTGCGCGGGCGAGCGCCGCGACGAGGAAGTGGTTCCCGAAGAGGTACTGATTCCCTATGCCGCGCCCGTTGAGGGCGTGGAAGAGGGTGAGGAGCCGCCGCGCAGCGGTGGCTGGTGGAAGTCGTCGGGCCTTGCCATCGGCATGCACGCGGCGATCGTCGCTGCGCTGGTGTGGGTGATGCCTTCTCCCGCCGAGCTGAATCTTGGCCAGGGCGAAATGCCCAAGGCGATGCAGGTCAGCGTCGTCACCCTGCCGCCCAAGCCTGAGCCGGTGCAGCAGCCACCTGCTGCCGCACCGACCCCTCCGCCGCCGGAGCCCGAGCCGCCCAAGCCTGTCGAGCCGCCCAAGCCGGTGGAGAAGCCCAAGCCCAAACCCAAGCCGGTCGAGAAGGCCGTGCCCAAGGTTTCGCCCAAACCCAAGCCGAAACCCAAGCCCGAGCCGGAACCCGAGCCTGCGCAGGAATCCGCCGCCGCGCCGACTCAGGCACCCCCGCCGCCGCCCGCCGCGCCAACCGTCGGCCAGTTCACGCCGGGAGCGCAAGCCGCGCCGGCTGGCTCTCAAGGCCCCGCCGGCCTGCCTACCGGCAGCCTCAGCGACAGTGATATCAAGCCGCTGCGCATGGATCAGCCGGTCTACCCGCGCATGGCTCAGGCGCGGCAGATCGAAGGCCATGTGAAGGTGCTGTTCACTATCACCAGCGATGGGCGGATCAGCGATATCCAGTTCCTCGAGTCGACGCCGCCCCGGGTCTTCGAGCGCAGCGTGCGTGACGCGATGGAGAAATGGCGCTTCGAGCCCCGCATGCTGGGCGGCCGGATCGTCGCGCGCCAGGCCACCAAGGTATTCAATTTCGAGCTGAAGAAAGCCCGACGCTGA
- the zigA gene encoding zinc metallochaperone GTPase ZigA — protein MNAPLPVTVLSGFLGAGKSTLLNHVLKSREDLKVAVIVNDMSEINIDGREVQQGVSLNRAEERLVEMSNGCICCTLREDLLEEVSRLASEGRFDYLLIESTGISEPLPVAETFTFRDDQGRSLSDLARLDTLVTVVDGLNFLADYQGADSLAERGETLGEDDERSLSDLLVEQVEFADVILVSKIDLIGSAERDELLAILRKLNPDADILPMVMGQVPLARILDTGRFDFQRAARAPGWLKELRGEHLPETEVYGIASSVYRARRPFHPQRFHDFLARPWSNGRLLRSKGFFWLASRYREAGSWSQAGGLMRHGLAGRWWRFVPREAWPQDTADLQTVLRQWHADSGDCRQELVFIGQHLDFAALFAELDRCLLDDAEMSAGPAAWKVLPDPFEPWEASA, from the coding sequence GTGAATGCCCCACTTCCTGTCACCGTGCTGTCCGGCTTCCTTGGCGCCGGCAAGAGCACGCTGCTCAATCATGTGCTGAAGAGCCGCGAGGACCTGAAGGTCGCGGTGATCGTCAACGACATGAGCGAAATCAACATCGATGGCCGCGAGGTGCAGCAGGGCGTCAGCCTCAACCGCGCCGAGGAACGCCTGGTCGAAATGAGCAATGGCTGTATCTGCTGCACGTTGCGCGAGGACCTGCTGGAGGAAGTCAGCCGGCTCGCCAGTGAAGGCCGCTTCGACTACCTGCTGATCGAGTCCACCGGCATCTCCGAACCGTTGCCGGTCGCCGAGACCTTCACCTTTCGCGACGATCAGGGCCGCAGCCTGTCGGACCTGGCGCGGCTGGATACGCTGGTCACGGTGGTCGACGGACTGAACTTCCTCGCCGACTACCAGGGCGCCGACAGCCTCGCCGAGCGTGGCGAGACCCTCGGCGAAGATGACGAGCGCTCGCTCAGCGACCTGCTGGTGGAGCAGGTGGAATTCGCCGACGTCATTCTCGTCAGCAAGATCGATCTGATCGGCAGCGCCGAGCGTGACGAGTTGCTGGCCATCTTGCGCAAGCTCAATCCCGACGCCGATATCCTGCCGATGGTCATGGGACAGGTACCGCTGGCAAGAATCCTCGACACCGGCCGGTTCGACTTTCAGCGTGCGGCCCGCGCGCCGGGCTGGCTCAAGGAGTTGCGCGGCGAGCACCTGCCGGAAACCGAAGTCTACGGTATCGCCTCCAGCGTCTACCGCGCGCGCCGGCCCTTCCACCCGCAGCGCTTCCATGACTTCCTGGCGCGCCCCTGGAGCAATGGGCGGCTGCTGCGTTCCAAGGGCTTCTTCTGGCTCGCCAGCCGCTATCGCGAGGCGGGCAGTTGGTCCCAGGCGGGCGGTCTGATGCGCCACGGCCTGGCCGGGCGCTGGTGGCGTTTCGTTCCGCGCGAGGCCTGGCCGCAGGATACCGCCGACCTGCAGACAGTGCTTCGCCAGTGGCACGCCGATAGCGGGGATTGCCGCCAGGAACTGGTGTTCATCGGCCAGCACCTCGATTTCGCGGCACTCTTCGCGGAGCTGGACCGCTGCCTGCTGGATGACGCCGAAATGTCCGCCGGGCCGGCCGCATGGAAGGTATTGCCCGACCCGTTCGAGCCCTGGGAGGCATCCGCCTGA
- a CDS encoding NADH:ubiquinone oxidoreductase, producing MRPTALLLATLSALPLLAQADACIVHSQGTNLDVKVCQQNRSIPEKLFRDGFCQPQLKDQKVQVTFAESCPSGAFGVCENAQVQGAPYRQDIHYYGIASDARILQPFCESQSHGQWRKP from the coding sequence ATGCGCCCGACGGCCCTGCTCCTCGCTACACTCTCCGCCCTTCCGCTGCTCGCCCAGGCCGATGCCTGCATCGTGCACAGTCAGGGAACGAATCTCGATGTGAAGGTCTGCCAACAGAACCGCAGCATCCCCGAGAAGCTGTTCCGCGATGGTTTCTGCCAGCCGCAACTGAAGGACCAGAAGGTCCAGGTCACCTTCGCGGAGAGTTGTCCGAGCGGCGCATTCGGCGTCTGTGAGAACGCGCAGGTACAAGGCGCACCGTATCGCCAGGACATCCATTACTACGGCATCGCCAGCGATGCGCGCATCCTCCAGCCGTTCTGCGAAAGCCAGAGCCACGGCCAGTGGCGCAAGCCCTGA
- a CDS encoding nucleoside 2-deoxyribosyltransferase — MLKIYLAGPDVFRPDALEQGERLKALCAEFGLQGVYPLDHSVPEGIDGPQEQALWIYQANLALIAGADAVLANLNPFRGTEPDSGTAFELGYASALGKPLYGYIDEGGSCAERLPCEWLGSDPGHDRDGNLVEAFGLPLNLMLAVPTQIAVGGPREALELAKAELLTQEA, encoded by the coding sequence ATGCTCAAGATCTACCTCGCCGGCCCCGATGTGTTTCGCCCCGACGCTCTCGAACAGGGCGAACGGCTCAAGGCGCTGTGCGCCGAATTCGGCCTGCAGGGTGTATATCCCCTGGACCATTCGGTGCCGGAGGGCATAGATGGCCCCCAGGAACAGGCGCTGTGGATCTACCAGGCCAATCTTGCACTCATCGCCGGAGCCGATGCCGTGTTGGCTAACCTCAACCCCTTCCGCGGGACGGAGCCGGACAGCGGCACCGCATTCGAACTGGGCTACGCCTCCGCGCTGGGCAAGCCACTGTACGGTTACATCGACGAAGGCGGCAGTTGTGCCGAACGGCTGCCCTGCGAATGGCTGGGCAGCGACCCCGGCCATGACCGCGACGGCAATCTGGTGGAAGCCTTTGGCCTGCCGCTGAACCTGATGCTCGCCGTACCGACGCAGATCGCCGTGGGCGGACCGCGCGAAGCGCTGGAGCTGGCGAAGGCGGAGCTGCTGACGCAGGAAGCGTGA
- a CDS encoding GNAT family N-acetyltransferase: MTASPSSLITLRQLPVDQAPWPLLLLADPDGGQVLRYLAQSRVLALEGEERVLGVVVITPREAGVAEITNLAVDESCQGRGLGRRLLLAAIEQSRDAGVQRLTIATGNSSLAQLSLYQRVGFRIVGVEPDYFVRHYPEPIFENGIQCRDQILLALDLQP, from the coding sequence ATGACCGCGTCGCCATCGTCACTCATCACGCTGCGGCAACTGCCTGTCGACCAGGCTCCCTGGCCGCTCCTGTTGCTCGCCGATCCCGATGGCGGGCAGGTGCTGCGCTACCTGGCGCAATCGCGCGTGCTGGCGCTTGAGGGCGAGGAACGCGTCCTGGGGGTGGTGGTAATCACGCCGCGTGAGGCAGGCGTAGCGGAGATCACCAACCTCGCGGTGGACGAGTCCTGCCAGGGACGGGGCCTCGGGCGACGGTTGCTGCTGGCGGCCATCGAGCAGTCGCGGGACGCCGGGGTGCAACGGCTGACCATCGCTACCGGCAACTCCAGCCTTGCCCAGCTCAGCCTCTACCAGCGCGTGGGTTTCCGCATCGTTGGCGTCGAGCCGGACTATTTCGTCCGCCACTATCCCGAGCCGATCTTCGAGAACGGCATCCAGTGCCGCGACCAGATCCTGCTGGCGCTGGACCTGCAACCCTAG
- a CDS encoding DUF1826 domain-containing protein produces MFAIETPAWPRQVLGEDPQVLAEVLRDDVNLAVWRRSLYPEIAEFADVLRAQPVDLKQTLAVQDERVLLGGLLAMYSSLTGYAMFRADLEWLADAFACLTGAQRIGLRLRSLDRAMCPRFHVDHVPLRLVTTYVGAASQWLEEWAMARSRLGDPQAEPQQRAQIRQMASGDVGLFKGEKWSGNQGGGIVHRSPQTAMGERRLLLTLDWLG; encoded by the coding sequence ATGTTTGCCATCGAGACGCCGGCATGGCCGCGCCAGGTGCTCGGCGAAGACCCTCAGGTTCTTGCCGAGGTGCTACGGGACGACGTCAATCTGGCGGTCTGGCGGCGCAGTCTGTATCCGGAAATCGCCGAGTTCGCCGATGTGTTGCGGGCGCAACCGGTGGATCTGAAACAGACTCTGGCCGTGCAGGACGAGCGCGTGCTGCTCGGGGGGCTGTTGGCGATGTATTCCTCGCTGACGGGCTATGCCATGTTCCGCGCCGATCTCGAATGGCTGGCGGATGCGTTCGCCTGCCTCACCGGCGCGCAACGTATCGGCCTGCGCCTGCGTAGCCTGGATCGAGCGATGTGTCCGCGCTTCCATGTCGACCATGTTCCGCTGCGCCTGGTCACCACCTACGTCGGAGCCGCCAGCCAGTGGCTGGAAGAGTGGGCGATGGCCCGCTCGCGCCTGGGCGACCCGCAGGCGGAGCCGCAGCAGCGCGCGCAGATACGCCAGATGGCGAGCGGCGATGTGGGCCTGTTCAAGGGTGAGAAATGGTCGGGCAACCAGGGTGGCGGAATCGTTCATCGCTCGCCGCAGACTGCGATGGGGGAGCGGCGCCTGTTACTGACGCTCGACTGGCTGGGTTGA